In Thermodesulfobacteriota bacterium, the genomic stretch CAACTCGCTCCTCGAGGCCCTGGTCTTCGCGCACAGGGCGGCGGACGACGCGCGGAAACTCGTAATGACCGAACGCAAAAGCCTGCCCTCCATACCGCGCTGGCAGACCGGAGAGGCAGTCGTGAGCGAAGAGGCGGTCGTAATCACCCAGAACTGGGACGAGATACGTCGGTTCATGTGGAACTATGTGGGCATAGTGCGCTCCGACAGGCGGCTTGAGAGGGCCGAGAGGAGGATAGAGCTCCTTAAGAACGAGATAAACCAGTACTACTGGGATTTCACAATCACCAATAACCTTGTAGAGCTCAGGAACATCGCAACGGTCGCTGAGCTCATCATAAGGTCGGCCCTCACGAGAAAGGAATCCAGGGGGCTCCACTACAACCTCGACCACCCCGAAAGGGATGAGAAGTTCCTTCACGACACAATCCTGAGAATCTGACATATCCAGCTTTCCGGTCAATCAACTTAACAGCTTGCTGAAAAACTCCGTTTTTATTCAGGCTGCTCAAAAAGCTCCGGATGCGAGGCCCCGCTGGAACAGGGAAGCGAGGAATGAGGCGTACTTTTCGTGTACGCCTTCGTAGCCAGCGACTTAGCCTTCTAAGCAGATGGACTTTTTCAGCAGCCTGCTAAAACGCCGCCCAACCGGCTTAAAAACTGCTATCCTCAGAAAAAGGAGGTGCGGCGGATGCACGAACACGTCCATGCCGGGCACGGAAAAAAAATGATGCCGCCGGAGAGGGCGGGCACGGAGAGCCATGCCGGAATGACCGCCGACTACCGGAGGCGCTTCATCGTCTGCACAATCCTCACGTTCCCGGTCCTCATGCTCTCTCCCATGCTCCAGGAGTGGACAGGGCTTGTCTTCAGGTTTCCTGGCGACACGCTTCTCCTTCTCGCCTTTTCGACCGCGATTTACTTGTACGGCGGCACCCCTTTCATAAGGTCAAGCTTTGAGGAACTCCGGGCCAGGAACCCGGGGATGATGACCCTTATCGCGCTCGCGATAACCGTAGCCTTTCTCTACAGCGCCGCCGTGGCGTTCGGCTTCGAGGGAGCGGCGCTCTTCTGGGAGCTCGCCACCCTCGTGGATATCATGCTCCTCGGCCACTGGATTCAGATGAGATCGCTCCTGGGGGCCTCAAGCGCGCTTGACGCGCTCGCGCGGCTCATGCCGTCGGTCGCCCACAGGGTAGGCGCCGGCGGGAGCGTGGAGGACACCCCGATAGAGGAGATCAGGCCCGGCGACCGGGTGATGGTAAGGCCCGGGGAAAAGGTCCCGGCGGACGGGACGATAACCGAGGGGGAGAGCTCGGTCGATGAATCCATGCTGACCGGAGAATCAGTGCCCGTGGAAAAGGCCCCGGGTGACAAGGTCATAGGCGGCTCCATAAACGCCGAGGGCTCGCTCACCGTAAGCGTCGACAAGAGCGGGGGCGAATCGTACCTCTCCGATATAATGGGGCTCGTAAGGGCGGCTGAGGAGAGCAGATCGAGGAGCCAGGACCTGGCGAACAGGGCCGCCAGATGGCTCACCTTCGTAGCCATAGTCGCGGGCGCCGCTACCTTCCTCGCCTGGTGGGCCGTATCCGGCCAGGAGTCCGCGTTCGCCATAGAGCGCATGGTGACGGTCATGGTCATATCATGCCCGCACGCGCTCGGCCTTGCCGTGCCGCTCGTGGTGGCGGTCTCGACCGCGCTCTCCGCCGGGAAGGGGCTTCTCATACGCGACCGCATCTCCTTCGAGGAGGCAAGGCGCATACAGACGATCATATTCGACAAGACCGGCACGCTCACGGAAGGCAGGTTCGGAGTGACCGACACCGCCGGCTTCGGCGGCAGGGACGGAAAAGAAGCGCTCCTCCTCGCCGCCTCAATCGAGGCAAACTCCTCGCACCCCATAGCCAGGGCCATAGCCGGTTCCGTAGAGGAGCGGCTGCCTGTGGAAGGCTTCAGGTCGCTTCCGGGAAAGGGCGCAGAGGGGACTGTCCGGGGCCGCGACGTCAAGGTAGTAAGCCCCGGCTACATGAGGGAGAACGGCATTGCGTTCGACTCGGGCGCGTACGAGAGGCTTACGGGCGAGGGAAAAACGGTCGTCTTCGTGGTCTCGGAAGGGAAAGCGGTCGGGGCCATTGCGCTTGCAGACAGGATACGGCCCGAGTCGATGGAGGCCGTAAGGCGGCTCAAGGAAATGGGGATAACGCCCGTGATGCTGACCGGGGACAACAGGAACGCAGCGGGGGCGGTCGCGAGGGAGCTCGGCATCGAGGAGTACTTCCCGGAAGTCCTGCCGGAGAAGAAGGCGGAAAAGGTCAGGGAGGTGCGGGCAAGGGGGCTCAAGGTGGCCGTGGTAGGCGACGGGGTAAACGACGCGCCAGCCCTCGCGGAGGCCGACGTAGGGATAGCGATAGGCGCCGGGACCGACGTGGCCGTGGAGGCGGCGGGCATAATACTCGTAAGGAACAACCCTCTCGACGCGGTCTCGATCATCGGCCTTGCCAGGGCGACCCACAGGAAGATGGCCGAGAACCTTGCCTGGGCTGCCGGCTACAACGTCTTCGCGATACCGCTAGCCGCCGGGGTGCTCTACGGATACGGGATACTCCTGAGCCCGGCTTTCGGGGCCGTACTCATGTCGCTAAGCACGGTCATAGTCGCGGTAAACGCAAGGCGGCTCAAGGTGCCGGAGGCGGGCTGATGCTTTCGCGTGCTATCTTGCCGGATGGAGCCTTATCGTTACGGTCGTGCCCCTGCCCTTCTCGCTCTCGACCTCTATCTCTCCGCCGTGGTCCTGGACGATGCGGTAGGTGATGGTAAGGCCGAGCCCTGCGCCCTCGAACTTGGTCGACTGGAACGGGTTGAATATCTTCCTTATCTCCTCCCTGGTCATGCCCACGCCGGTGTCGGTCACGCGTATCGCGATTGCTTCGTCCGGGGCCGGTGCCGTCTCGACGGTTATCGCCCCCTCCCCCTCTATAGCCTCTACCGAGTTCTGGAGGACGTTGAATATGGCGGTCTTCATGTTGCCGTAATCGTAGCTCACGGGAGGGGGGTCAGGCATGAGCCTGGCCTTCACGTCAATCTTTCTACCGAGCCCCTCTATGTACTCCCTTATGTCGTTTGCCGCGTCCCCGGCGACCTTGTTTATGTTGCCTTTCACGAGGGTGGAGACAAGTATCCTCTTGTACTCGTCTATCCTCCCGAGCATGCGCTCGAGCCGCTCGACCGACCTGATTATCCACTGGGCGTATTCCCTGTGCTGGGGGTCTGTCTCGTGCTCGTAAAGCCTTCTGGCTATGCCGCCGATGGCAGTAAGGGGGTTCCTTATCTCGTGGGCTATGCCGTCTACCATCTCGCCGAGGGCCGCGACCTTTTCGGTGTCCCTGAGCTTGGTCTGGAGGGCCCTCATCCTGAGGAGCGATTTGACCCTGGCCGCCACCTCCTGGAGGCTGTAGGGCTTGTTTATGTAGTCCTCGGCGCCGACCTCGAACCCGAGCACCTTGTCCTCGACCTCGGCCCTGCCCGTGAGCATGATGACCGGGATGTACCTCGTCTCCTCCCTCGATTTGAGGTGCCTGAGCGTCTCGTACCCGTCCATCTGGGGCATCATTACGTCCATTATGACGAGGTCCGGGTGAAAGGTCGTCACCTTCTTGAGCGCCTCGAGGCCGTTGCCGGCGGTCTCGATCTCATAGCCCTCCCGTTCGAGCTTGGCCGAAAGGAGCGCGAGGTTCCGCTCGTCGTCGTCAACGGCAAGCACGCGGGGCTTCATCTATCCCGCCTGCCGCCTTCCATTTTATTCAAAATATCCTCCTTGACTCCCGAGTAATATAGGGCCTTTTCGTCCTGGCCGAGCGCGCGAAGCACCTCGATGAGGCTTCCAAGCCCGTTTAGCGCGCCCTCTTCCGAGCCTGCCTCCCTGTAAGCGGCATATGAGCGCTCAAAGAGGAAGACCGCCTCCTCCTGCCTTCCCTTTTCGAGGCTTATCTCGGCCATCTTGCCGAGGCCGTATCCCACGTTTTCCATGTCGCCCGCCTCCCTGTCCAGCCTGTAGGCCTCCATGAAGAACGTGAGCGCGTCCGGGCTTTTCGCGGCCATGGCCGTGGACCCGAGCGCCCTGTATGATCTTGCAAGGCCGGCCTTGTCGCCCGAGCGCCGGTTCGCATCGAGAGCGGACATGAGGACTCTGGAGGCTTCCTCGTGCCTGCCGATTTCCATGAGCGCAAGCCCCCTCAAATTAAGCCTGGCGCCTGACTCATGCCCTGCCCCGGACCCCTTGCCGGCCTTATCCAATGCCCTTAGCGCCTTTTCCGGATTGCCGGAAAGAAGCCAGGCCTCGGCCTGCAAGTCATAAGCTGCTGAAAGCCCCTTCTCGTTATTGAGCTTCTTCCCAAGCCTCACGGCCTGTCCGGTTGTTTTTTCGGCCTCTACATACCTTCCGGCTGAGACGAGGGCCTTGCCCATATCCAGGAGCGCGGACAATTCCCCTTGCCTGTCGCCCCCCTTCCTCTTCTCATCCAGGGTTTTTCGAAGGCCGTCCAAGGCGTCCGAATTGCCGCCGGCCAGGGCCGGGCCCCTGGTTTCCACATCTCCAGCCCCAGGCGCCTTGAGCGCGCAGCCCTGAAAAGAAAATGAGGATATGAAAAGCAGCAATACTAACCTGAAAAGGCCGGTCCTCATCTTGTCCTTAAAACGAGCTCTCGTACTTCATTATCCATTTTCGCCATAAGCGCTTGATTTGTAAAGCCCCCGGGCAATACTTACACCCATTATGCCCGGCAGTCAAGAGGGTTTTTGCCCACGAACACTGACATAAGTGCCCGTTTCTGAAAGCTTCCGGAGAATCGTCCTGCAAAGATGGATCTACCCCGTGGATTATAGCAGGGTATTGAAACACACCCTGCCAGGCAATGAACTGATGGATTGCCAAATTTGCGAAGACTATCCAAGTCGAGCAATTTGTGCCTGGACGGATTCATTCCGGCCAAGCCGTGGTTGAAAAGGTCCAGGAAGGCCTTTCATCCTGCCCAAGTCAGCGGCTGAGGGAAATGGATGGCTGCCCGGCTTGATATCCGGGCCATGATTTTTTCAGCTCAAAAGAAAGGCTCCCCTCCCCCGATAGAGGGAGGGGATTGCAAACGGAAGCGAGAAAGATTCCGGTTGGATTCAGAGGTGCATATGCTATCTGACAGCTTGCTGAAAAACTCCGTTTTTATTCAGGCTGCTCAAAAAGCTCCAGATGCGAGGCCCCCGTTGGAACAGGGAAGCGAGGAATAAGGCGTACTTTTCGTGTCCGCCGGGAGTGTCAAGCGACATAGCCTTCGGCGCAGATGGACTTTTTCAGCAGCACTGTTAAAAATCCGCCCTCAACATCACAAACGGCCCCTTGAGCGTCAGGTCCGCGAGGTCGGAGTCGTGCTCCGCGTGCAGCCTGAAATACCTGTAGCCCCCGGAGATGACCATGAACGGGATAGGCTCGAAGTTGATTGAAGCCTCCGCGTCAACAAGATAGGCCTCGCTCCCCAGCGTGATGCCCGTGACCTCGCCGCCCACGCTTAAGAGGAACGGGAGGGCAGCCTGTGCTGCCAGGCCGATTGTCGGGAGGGGCGCCTTGAAGTCCTCGGTCTCGTCCACCCCGGTCGTTTTGAGCGACGCCTTGCCGTCGAAATACTTCAACTCGAATATGACGCCCAGATGGTTGTCGAGGGTGTCGATGATATTGTACTGATAGCCCAGGCGGTGGTAATCGACCCGGAGTTCCGAGTCGACCACATCACTGACCGAGAATATTGAATCCCCGAATTCTATGTCCCTGGTTATCGTGTTCCGCCCTTCCCACTTAAGGGGCATGAAGCCGTACCGAAGCCTGTGGCTCCCGAGCTCGAGCGTTATACGCGCGTCGATGAAGTTCTCGTCGTCTACCCCGAGGTCGTCGACAAGGTCGATATTCGTCCCTGTGCCGCCGTCCACAAACCTTATGTTCCCGTCGATGTCGGAAAACCAGTACCTCCCTTCGATGTCAACGAGCGCGAAAGCCGGACCGGCACCCAAAAGCATGAATAGCATCGTAAAGAACGCAGCCAGTTTTTTCACGAACTACCTCCTTTTCATACTTAAACAGTCAATATTGTCATTTCGGCGCAATCACAGGTGAGCTTTAGGTATTCAGTCGAGGACGAATATTATCCGGGCGGCCTCCAGATACCTCCCGGACTGGTTTGAGGCGAAGACGACGCTCGCTTCCGCCGCGCCAAGCTCCAGGTCGGTCGGTGATTTCGATACCCTGCCGGCCCTTAACACGATAGGGTTCATCGAGCCCCTCTGAAAAAGAAGCTCTCTTGCCCTTTCCAGGTCGCTCGTATATCCCGGAGCGCCGCCTTGGGCAACCATTTCGCGCGAAAGCCTCGAGGGGTCGTAGACCACCTCGCCCCCGGCGGTCACGACCCTGTTGAGGAGCGCAGGCTTGAACCCGATGCCGCGCGCGTCTATGATGAGCCCGTCAGGGCCGGACTGCGCTATGGCGATCCCGCGGTATTCCGGAAGCTGCGGCATCGTCCCCGAGATTACCGGCAGAATGGCGCCCAAGGCGTCCGGGATGCGAATCGCAAGATATACCGCTCCGGTGCCCGTCTCAGGGTCGTA encodes the following:
- a CDS encoding tetratricopeptide repeat protein, translated to METRGPALAGGNSDALDGLRKTLDEKRKGGDRQGELSALLDMGKALVSAGRYVEAEKTTGQAVRLGKKLNNEKGLSAAYDLQAEAWLLSGNPEKALRALDKAGKGSGAGHESGARLNLRGLALMEIGRHEEASRVLMSALDANRRSGDKAGLARSYRALGSTAMAAKSPDALTFFMEAYRLDREAGDMENVGYGLGKMAEISLEKGRQEEAVFLFERSYAAYREAGSEEGALNGLGSLIEVLRALGQDEKALYYSGVKEDILNKMEGGRRDR
- a CDS encoding response regulator, giving the protein MKPRVLAVDDDERNLALLSAKLEREGYEIETAGNGLEALKKVTTFHPDLVIMDVMMPQMDGYETLRHLKSREETRYIPVIMLTGRAEVEDKVLGFEVGAEDYINKPYSLQEVAARVKSLLRMRALQTKLRDTEKVAALGEMVDGIAHEIRNPLTAIGGIARRLYEHETDPQHREYAQWIIRSVERLERMLGRIDEYKRILVSTLVKGNINKVAGDAANDIREYIEGLGRKIDVKARLMPDPPPVSYDYGNMKTAIFNVLQNSVEAIEGEGAITVETAPAPDEAIAIRVTDTGVGMTREEIRKIFNPFQSTKFEGAGLGLTITYRIVQDHGGEIEVESEKGRGTTVTIRLHPAR
- a CDS encoding copper-translocating P-type ATPase is translated as MTADYRRRFIVCTILTFPVLMLSPMLQEWTGLVFRFPGDTLLLLAFSTAIYLYGGTPFIRSSFEELRARNPGMMTLIALAITVAFLYSAAVAFGFEGAALFWELATLVDIMLLGHWIQMRSLLGASSALDALARLMPSVAHRVGAGGSVEDTPIEEIRPGDRVMVRPGEKVPADGTITEGESSVDESMLTGESVPVEKAPGDKVIGGSINAEGSLTVSVDKSGGESYLSDIMGLVRAAEESRSRSQDLANRAARWLTFVAIVAGAATFLAWWAVSGQESAFAIERMVTVMVISCPHALGLAVPLVVAVSTALSAGKGLLIRDRISFEEARRIQTIIFDKTGTLTEGRFGVTDTAGFGGRDGKEALLLAASIEANSSHPIARAIAGSVEERLPVEGFRSLPGKGAEGTVRGRDVKVVSPGYMRENGIAFDSGAYERLTGEGKTVVFVVSEGKAVGAIALADRIRPESMEAVRRLKEMGITPVMLTGDNRNAAGAVARELGIEEYFPEVLPEKKAEKVREVRARGLKVAVVGDGVNDAPALAEADVGIAIGAGTDVAVEAAGIILVRNNPLDAVSIIGLARATHRKMAENLAWAAGYNVFAIPLAAGVLYGYGILLSPAFGAVLMSLSTVIVAVNARRLKVPEAG